TTAGTGTAGAAAGAAAGTCCCAAAAAGGTATCATAATTGGCGATAAAGGTAGTATGTTAAAAGAGATTGGCTCTGCTTCCCGTCAACAAATGCAAAAAATATTAAGTGGAAAAGTATATTTAGAATTGTTTGTAAAAGTTGAACCTAAATGGAGACAATCAAGATTAAGGTTAGCTGAATTTGGTTATCAAGTTGATAAAGGTTAATTAATAACTACCATGTTTGACTATAATTAATTAAGGCAAGAAAATGTTTTCCTATGGTCTTTTTCCTGCTTTGATAATTTTATTTTTTGAGAATTAATTTTAATTTTTTATAATGTTAAATCTTATTACAAATCCAGATCCAAATATCATTTTTTTATTAGCTTTATTACATTGTTTGATCGGTTTATCCGCTGGAATTGTCGCTGATACTAAAGGTTATTCTTTCGCTCTTTGGTTGCTAATAGGTGCGATCGCAGGTACTTTAGGACTAATCACCTCCCTACGTCTTAAACCCTTGATAAGAGCAAATTAGGACATATTAAACCCGATAAAATTCCCTTGACTCAATCATTTCAAAAGAAATATTCCCCATTGCTACCTTAAACTTACTCTCGATAAACTTCAGACTCTCCACGGGGATAGCCTTCCACAAATCCCGAGAAGCCCAAGTAATCACAAAAATAATCTCATCCTCACAATCTGGATTAATCCAAATCTGCTTATCCACAAATCCTTGATAATTTTTTAAATTACGAGTCCAAATTAACCTATCTTGCTCCAAAAAAAAACCATGATGGCTAGGGCAAACCCGAAACTTTAACCACTCAATAACCATCCCTAAACCTTAACAATAAATAATGTTGAATATTTTAATGATACGATTAAGACACCTATATAATTATAAGACTGATTAAAATTTATTGATCCCAATTATGCCTGATTTTTTATCCATCGCCTACTTTGAAGGTAATTTTGTTCCCTTTGCCCAAGCTAATATTTCCATTGCTACCCACGCCCTACACTATGGAACAGGAGCTTTTGGCGGCCTAAGAGGTACTATTAACCCTCAAAATCCCCAACAGGTGTTATTATTTCGCTTAGATCGTCACTGCAAAAGATTAAGTAATAGTGCCAAATATTTGCATTATGATTTATCCGCCACAAAAATTTATGATGTAATCACCGACTTTGTTCGTAAAAACGCTCCCACAAAACCATTTTATATTCGTCCTTTTGTTTATACTTCCGATTTAGGAGTCGCCCCCCGATTACACAACATCGAGAAAAACTTTTTTGTCTATGGTTTAGAGATGGGTGATTATTTATCCCCCGATGGAATTAGTTGCCGTATTAGCTCTTGGTATCGCCAAGAAGACCGTAGTTTACCCCTCAGAGGTAAAATCAGTGGAGCATATATTACCTCTGCCCTAGCGAAGACTGAGGCGGTGGATGCTGGTTTTGATGAAGCTATTTTAATGAATTCCCAAGGTAAGGTATGTGAAGCGACGGGAATGAATATTTTTATGGTAAGAGATGGTAAGTTAATTACCCCTAGTTTTGATCAAGATATTCTTGAGGGTATCACTAGGGATAGTGTAATTACCATTGCACAAAATTTAGGTTTTGAGGTTCAACAAAGGGAAATAGATAAGACAGAATTGTTTATTGCTGATGAGTTATTTTTATGTGGCACTGCTGCTAAGGTTACTCCTGTTAAGAGGGTAGAAAATTATCATTTACCCCAAGATAAACCTATTACTAAACAAATTAAAGACTCTCTCACTGCTATTACTGAAAATCGTGATTCTAATTATCAAGATTGGATTACGGTAATTGATCTATAAAATTTGATATGGTTGCGCTGATATTTAACTTCAATTAGGCATGGTAGCCTTCAATACATGCTACTTCCGTACAGGTTATAAGCATTATACTTTTTTTATAGATTTAGTATTAAACCTATTTTCTGTCCAATGAAGTTGTTTAAGGGCTAAATTGAGTTTTGCCGATGATCTTATAGCCCTATAATAGTATTTTATGGGGCTACAGCCTAAACAATAGTTTTACACATAATCCCTAGTCTTTTGATGATGGGATATTTAGTTTTTCAATTTATTATTTTTTTGTTATGAGTAAAGTAATCGAAATCCAAGATTCTCAGTTTAATGACGAAGTGGTTAAGTCTGGTGAAACGGTGTTAGCATATTTTTGGGCGCCTTGGTGTGGCCCTTGTCGTTTGGTTTCTCCTTCGGTTAGTTGGGTGGCGGAAACCTATGGCGATCGCCTCAAGGTGGTAAAATTAGAAGTTGATGCTAGTCCTGATAGTGTGGCTACCTGTAAGGTAGAAGGTGTACCAGCCCTAAGAATTTTTAAGGAGGGCGAAATCATTAATTCCCATGAAGGGGCTATTGGTAAACAGGGATTACAACAGTTTGTTGAATCAGCTGTTTAATTTTTTTGTGAGGG
The nucleotide sequence above comes from Cyanobacterium stanieri LEGE 03274. Encoded proteins:
- a CDS encoding TIGR03792 family protein, with protein sequence MVIEWLKFRVCPSHHGFFLEQDRLIWTRNLKNYQGFVDKQIWINPDCEDEIIFVITWASRDLWKAIPVESLKFIESKFKVAMGNISFEMIESREFYRV
- a CDS encoding branched-chain amino acid transaminase, with the translated sequence MPDFLSIAYFEGNFVPFAQANISIATHALHYGTGAFGGLRGTINPQNPQQVLLFRLDRHCKRLSNSAKYLHYDLSATKIYDVITDFVRKNAPTKPFYIRPFVYTSDLGVAPRLHNIEKNFFVYGLEMGDYLSPDGISCRISSWYRQEDRSLPLRGKISGAYITSALAKTEAVDAGFDEAILMNSQGKVCEATGMNIFMVRDGKLITPSFDQDILEGITRDSVITIAQNLGFEVQQREIDKTELFIADELFLCGTAAKVTPVKRVENYHLPQDKPITKQIKDSLTAITENRDSNYQDWITVIDL
- a CDS encoding thioredoxin family protein; the protein is MSKVIEIQDSQFNDEVVKSGETVLAYFWAPWCGPCRLVSPSVSWVAETYGDRLKVVKLEVDASPDSVATCKVEGVPALRIFKEGEIINSHEGAIGKQGLQQFVESAV